GGTATCCGGTTGGGCAGGTGCCGCGAGAACAGCAACGCCAGCACGAGCAGGCCGAAGACGACGAACAGCGACTGCTGCAGGGCTGCGATCTGCGAATCCGAATAGGCCTGTGACACCGCCTGTGCGGACTCCTCCGAGCCGCCCGCATCGAGGACGAGGGTGCGCGCCTCGTCGGCGGAGATGATCGGCACTCCCTGGTCGTCGACGGCGGCGATGATGCGTTGCTGGTCGGTGGGGGAGAGGTTCTCGGCGTCGTTGACCGCCGACACGAAGCCCGACGACAGCATGAGCAGGAAGACCGATCCCGCGACCGCGGTGCCGAACGACGACCCCAGGTTCTGGAAGGTGCCCTGCAGGCCGCCGACCTCCGAGGTGTCCTTCTCCTCGACGGCGGACATGTTGACGTTGCCGAGTTGTGAAGCGAGCAGACCGAAGCCGGCGCCGACCACGAACATGCCCGCGGCGAAGGCGGCGTTGCGCAGATCGATTCCCACCGAGGCGATGACGAGGAGTGTCCCCAGCGCCATCGTGATCTGTCCGCCGCGGGCGATGAACCGTGCGGAACGCCGTGCGGTGAGCCAGGATCCGAGGATCGAGAACAGGACGAGCCCGACCGAGAGCGGCAGGATCTTCACCCCGGTCTGCAGTGCGTCGCGTCCGAGCATTGTCTGCAGGTACACGGGGACCACGAAGAAGAGGGCGGCGATCGCGAAGTACTGGGCGAGGAATCCGCCGAGTCCGCTTCGGAGAGCAGCGATGCGGAAGAGTTCGACACGCAGCAGCGGTTGGCGGCCGGACGTCGCCAGGGTGCGCTGCCGCAGGACGAACAACCAGAGCACG
The genomic region above belongs to Gordonia hongkongensis and contains:
- a CDS encoding MFS transporter, encoding MRSWSVIIILAVSQFVMVLDSTVMNVSISVVADDLGTSITGMQAAITFYALTMAAFMLTGGKLGDLMGRARAFKIGAVIYGIGSLTTALSPNLTVLLIGWSLVEGLGAVLVIPAIASLAAINYTGKARVTAFSILGAVTGLAAAVGPLLGGVMTTYLSWRYVFVAETVVMVAVLFAARLIRDVPRDPEVRIDPLSVVASAGGLSLIVYGVLQSKTWGWLKPQHPPEIGGDEIAPLGVSPVAYLLLAGVVVLWLFVLRQRTLATSGRQPLLRVELFRIAALRSGLGGFLAQYFAIAALFFVVPVYLQTMLGRDALQTGVKILPLSVGLVLFSILGSWLTARRSARFIARGGQITMALGTLLVIASVGIDLRNAAFAAGMFVVGAGFGLLASQLGNVNMSAVEEKDTSEVGGLQGTFQNLGSSFGTAVAGSVFLLMLSSGFVSAVNDAENLSPTDQQRIIAAVDDQGVPIISADEARTLVLDAGGSEESAQAVSQAYSDSQIAALQQSLFVVFGLLVLALLFSRHLPNRIPEPGPALERKSAEPEPKSGS